A portion of the Naumovozyma castellii chromosome 2, complete genome genome contains these proteins:
- the NUP42 gene encoding FG-nucleoporin NUP42 (ancestral locus Anc_8.398), producing MYGYRNNNNNNNSRRTPCKYFQTGTCKNGNNCRFAHVYINGNNGGGNNNNTREEGKSDSERYAQFIKPQELPKLEKEITSDLATVDYIKMKPLSSSYSLPLPCALNLIANRDYSAEESRWQYHQARQNNTLNAYELEMNARDKDIRKCMDRIKARPDWAARYLQKNTQELTEHGRLAMAKEFIDFPLDLTGASYANNSTATQGTPSNLFGGNPFAPATSSTSTASPFASTSTPSSTFGSPFGQTGAGPGTTNTGSAFGANPFSQNNATQPAGGAFGKPAFGATPTSTNTGTPFGGSSAFGKPAFGTAPAAGATNSSPFGAAGSSSAFGKPAFGATPQSTNTTSAFGTATQTTGSPFGSMSQTAGTSSAFGNPAFGTGSTASQPATASAFGSTAFGTPGFGSIPAAGAAAQPAMTTSGSFGSSAFGTSGFGNIGNGAAKNSPFGTLSGTTATSAFGNTTNNTTVNDKSPFGLPATGQNASPFGLPTTNTKESSAFGSANTQSSQASPFGAPLNTQPNGLFGQATSNMKQTGQSDGATNNNENRRFIQGISSENDTVVKEEDLLPTVLEQFKAVKFSLGKVPDVPPPLSLIA from the coding sequence ATGTACGGCTATaggaacaacaataacaacaataattcCAGAAGAACCCCCtgtaaatatttccaaactGGGACATGCAAGAATGGTAATAACTGTCGATTTGCACATGTGTACATAAACGGTAACAATGGAGGAGggaacaacaataacacTCGTGAAGAGGGAAAATCAGATTCTGAGAGATATGCACAATTTATTAAACCACAGGAACTTCCCAAACTGGAGAAGGAAATCACTAGTGATTTAGCTACAGTTGATTATATTAAAATGAAACCATTGTCATCGTCTTATAGTCTGCCGTTACCATGTGCTTTGAATCTTATAGCAAATAGAGATTACTCTGCAGAAGAATCAAGGTGGCAATATCATCAAGCTCGCCAAAATAATACATTAAATGCCTATGAGTTGGAAATGAATGCCAGAGATAAGGATATAAGGAAATGTATGGATCGAATTAAAGCTCGTCCCGATTGGGCTGCAAGatatttacaaaagaaTACACAAGAATTGACAGAACATGGTCGCCTGGCGATGGCGAaagaattcattgattttCCACTTGATTTAACTGGCGCATCATATGCTAATAACAGTACAGCTACACAGGGTACCCCAAGTAACTTATTTGGAGGCAATCCATTTGCGCCAGCAACTTCCAGTACATCTACAGCCTCTCCGTTCGCATCAACTTCGACCCCATCATCAACATTTGGTAGTCCATTCGGTCAAACTGGAGCAGGTCCTGGGACTACAAACACTGGATCTGCATTCGGTGCCAACCCATTTAGTCAAAACAATGCTACACAACCCGCTGGTGGAGCATTCGGTAAACCCGCATTTGGTGCGACTCCTACATCAACTAATACTGGTACACCATTTGGCGGATCGTCAGCCTTTGGTAAACCTGCATTTGGAACTGCACCAGCAGCAGGTGCAACTAACAGTAGCCCATTTGGGGCGGCAGGAAGTTCATCAGCATTTGGGAAACCTGCATTTGGAGCAACCCCCCAAAGCACTAATACAACATCAGCATTTGGGACAGCTACGCAAACTACGGGATCACCGTTTGGATCAATGTCCCAAACTGCCGGTACCAGTTCAGCATTTGGCAATCCAGCGTTTGGGACAGGAAGTACGGCTTCCCAACCTGCTACTGCCAGTGCATTTGGGTCGACTGCATTCGGAACACCAGGATTTGGCAGTATACCAGCAGCAGGAGCTGCTGCCCAACCTGCAATGACCACATCGGGTTCTTTTGGTTCATCAGCATTTGGCACGTCAGGATTTGGCAACATTGGAAATGGAGCAGCCAAAAACTCACCATTTGGTACCCTTTCCGGAACGACAGCTACTTCAGCTTTTGGGAATACAACTAATAACACAACAGTAAATGATAAATCTCCATTTGGTCTTCCTGCTACTGGACAAAATGCATCGCCCTTTGGTCTTCCGACAACTAATACAAAGGAAAGTTCAGCGTTCGGTTCTGCAAATACTCAATCGAGTCAAGCCTCACCTTTTGGTGCCCCATTGAATACTCAACCAAATGGACTCTTTGGCCAGGCTACTAGTAACATGAAACAAACGGGTCAATCTGATGGTGCaactaataataacgaAAATAGACGTTTTATTCAAGGTATATCATCCGAAAATGATACGGTAGttaaggaagaagatttattgCCTACGGTGCTTGAACAATTCAAAGCTGTCAAATTTTCCCTTGGCAAAGTACCAGATGTGCCACCACCTCTTTCATTGATTGCATAA
- the MSS116 gene encoding ATP-dependent RNA helicase (ancestral locus Anc_8.402), with translation MLQTKALASTLWKPSMRLVVLNALRANGPVLPQMRTYYEGDRGRGGGQRGGRSGGYSRNFNPKFQNKDSGGGGYRNNRRFQPRGEEQEATLGSSSQFTKKIIRIPQEEALATNAVTLDSLLEEGIIDTMLHKSISRMNFPGLTPVQQRTIKPILTTSTSDDVIARAKTGTGKTFAFLIPMFQHLINTKLDSQNMVKCVIVAPTRDLALQIEAEVKKIHDNNYGLKKFGCVSLVGGTNFGMAMRKMDQLRPNIIIGTPGRLIDVMDKYSDKFFKYVDFKILDEADRLLEIGFKEDLEYISSTLNRINAVGKDHIRTLLFSATLDEKVQVLANNIMNKEQCLFLDTVDKNEPEAHEKIDQAVVLTDHFAHNIYAAIEHLRLKIKEDPEYKTIVFTPTVKFTKFFSQLLKKEFGSQLPIYEFHGQIEQRRRTRIVGDFKRVKAGLLVCTDVGARGMDFPNVKEVIQVGVPSELANYIHRIGRTARSGKEGSSTLFICKYELPFIERLKFEKKIVIENKTNYTPPEDLKTEFADLIKDYYDFGDVLISIISSYRACIREYGFRDREILPDIAASYGILLNDPERKIPIQSRGFLEKIGFARNPLARKMFQVEGESYDSSAADEGDEEYSGRGGYRRNNYNNRSSSRGHSNTRFDRGGSRNNFDRPQRYGNKSYGGGSSEGHNPRFDDN, from the coding sequence ATGCTACAAACAAAAGCACTGGCATCCACTTTGTGGAAGCCGTCCATGAGACTGGTCGTCTTGAATGCTCTGAGAGCAAATGGTCCTGTCTTGCCCCAAATGAGAACTTACTACGAAGGTGATCGTGGGAGAGGTGGTGGACAACGAGGTGGCCGTAGTGGGGGGTATAGTCGTAACTTTAACCCCAAGTTCCAGAATAAGGATTCTGGTGGCGGCGGCTACAGAAACAATAGAAGGTTTCAACCAAGAGGTGAAGAACAAGAGGCTACCTTAGGTTCCTCTTCTCAGTTTACCAAGAAGATTATCCGTATCCCACAGGAGGAAGCACTCGCTACCAATGCTGTCACTTTGGACAGTCTCTTGGAGGAAGGTATTATCGATACCATGCTACATAAATCTATCTCGAGGATGAATTTCCCCGGTTTGACTCCCGTTCAACAACGTACCATTAAACCTATCTTGACTACTTCTACTTCGGATGATGTTATTGCTAGGGCTAAGACTGGTACGGGGAAAAcatttgcatttttaaTTCCCATGTTTCAACATTTGATTAATACTAAATTGGATAGCCAAAATATGGTGAAATGTGTTATCGTCGCACCAACAAGAGATTTAGCATTGCAGATTGAAGCTGAAGTGAAGAAAATTCATGATAATAATTATGGCTTGAAGAAGTTTGGATGTGTTTCACTGGTCGGTGGGACCAATTTTGGGATGGCCATGAGAAAGATGGATCAATTAAGACcaaatatcattattgggACTCCCGGTAGATTGATTGATGTTATGGACAAATACTctgataaatttttcaaatatgtGGATTTTAAGATTTTGGATGAAGCTGATAgattattggaaattggatttaaagaagatttggaatatatttcaaGTACTTTGAATAGAATTAATGCTGTCGGCAAGGATCATATCAGAACATTATTGTTTTCTGCTACATTGGATGAAAAAGTTCAAGTCTTGgctaataatattatgaaCAAAGAACAATGTCTTTTCTTAGATACTGTGGATAAGAACGAACCAGAAGCTCACGAAAAGATTGATCAGGCCGTGGTACTAACAGACCATTTTGCTCATAACATTTATGCTGCCATTGAACAtttaagattgaaaattaaagaagacCCAGAATACAAGACAATTGTCTTCACTCCAACCGTTAAATTCACCAAGTTTTTCTcccaattattgaagaaagaatttgGAAGTCAATTACCAATTTACGAATTCCATGGTCAAATtgaacaaagaagaagaacacGTATAGTGGGGGATTTCAAGAGAGTAAAAGCTGGTCTTTTAGTTTGCACTGATGTTGGTGCCCGTGGTATGGATTTCCCTAACGTTAAAGAAGTTATTCAAGTTGGTGTTCCATCTGAATTGGCTAACTATATTCATAGAATCGGTAGAACCGCTCGTAGTGGGAAAGAAGGTTCCTCCACTCTATTCATTTGTAAATATGAGCTACCTTTCATCgaaagattgaaatttgagaagaaaatcgttattgaaaataaaactaaTTATACACCACctgaagatttgaagacTGAATTTGCTGACCTGATTAAGGATTATTATGATTTTGGTGACGTCTTAATAAGTATAATATCATCTTACAGAGCTTGTATTAGAGAATATGGATTCCGTGATAGAGAAATATTACCTGATATTGCTGCTAGTTATGGGATACTTCTAAATGATCCAGAACGTAagattccaattcaaaGCAGAGGTTTCTTAGAAAAGATTGGATTTGCACGTAATCCATTAGCTCGTAAGATGTTCCAAGTTGAAGGTGAAAGTTATGACAGTAGTGCAGCTGATGAAGGTGACGAAGAATATTCCGGAAGAGGCGGTTATAGAAGAAATAACTATAACAATCGTTCCTCATCAAGGGGACATTCGAACACGAGGTTTGATCGTGGTGGATCTCGTAACAACTTCGATAGACCACAAAGATATGGTAATAAGAGCTATGGTGGTGGTAGCTCTGAAGGGCATAACCCACGTTTTGATGACAATTAA
- the CAB5 gene encoding putative dephospho-CoA kinase (ancestral locus Anc_8.404): protein MLVVGLTGGIASGKSTVSRRLQENHKLPIVDADKIARDVVEPGQTAYKQIVSYFEGKVQNLLLEDGHLNRPELGKWVFSHPQDLKVLNKITHPAVRYAIFKALGYYYIRGYRMCVLDVPLLFEAHMDTICGVTISVVCDRSTQLERLQVRNVGMTLEEAENRIKSQMSTEERIIRSDYVLENNGTLLHLYDQINDVVKTIQPTFMRTSLEYFPPFGAVSATAVILSRMISSKFQQKKREQ from the coding sequence ATGCTAGTTGTGGGACTCACTGGTGGTATTGCTAGCGGTAAGAGTACTGTTTCTAGACGGTTACAGGAGAATCACAAGCTACCAATTGTAGATGCAGATAAGATTGCCAGAGACGTGGTAGAACCAGGGCAAACTGCGTACAAGCAAATAGTTAGTTATTTCGAGGGAAAGGTACAGAATTTACTGCTAGAGGATGGTCATTTGAATAGACCTGAATTAGGCAAATGGGTTTTCAGTCATCCTCAGGATTTGAAAGTATTGAATAAGATCACCCATCCTGCTGTAAGATACGCGATCTTTAAAGCTTTaggatattattatataagAGGGTATCGAATGTGTGTGCTAGATGTTCCCTTGTTATTTGAAGCTCACATGGATACAATATGTGGTGTCACCATTAGCGTTGTTTGTGATCGCTCCACTCAATTGGAAAGGTTACAAGTTAGAAATGTAGGAATGACGTTGGAGGAGGCTGAAAATAGAATTAAGTCCCAGATGTCTACAGAGGAGAGAATTATCAGATCTGACTATGTCCTGGAAAATAATGGCACGCTACTTCATCTCTATGATCAAATTAATGATGTCGTGAAAACGATTCAACCCACTTTTATGAGGACGTCCTTGGAATATTTCCCACCTTTTGGTGCTGTGAGTGCTACTGCCGTGATATTGTCAAGAATGATAAGTTCCAAATTCCAACAGAAGAAGCGTGAACaataa
- the REF2 gene encoding RNA-processing protein REF2 (ancestral locus Anc_8.403), which translates to MSAPIPQLVNISHALQSTTIQQIRADVVDFNSTPFLSQEQFNKIDNYLTSLNLALTQFTNDNQHIQRKEMGVTEADIQLFNGLKSMYSDYLLQLSNLKNLKIQQLQQHFQQQQQQQQQQQQQISPPAPEPVQKPIDIFEDPPTFINKEFNNLKPIQRKNYINAILQDEKLIAKFSKNPILLETIANLCILDSEFSDNILAYITFLKKIGYSDLEIKGNMNRSSSSSGSNSSKEKLTKRSRASSKLKKPSTSSTTAKTTTTTAATTATKTATSSKLLKPRTTTTTVKKKKDKLISSSPEKVKKPHIHIATPKMSENSNSTKTESEQKKDATPDDRANNINTNDALSSSQPKLDSKKKISFSKYLKSDIAVEETSKKRPLPDDEPSDSSSSSFSSSNSTSIQLKKPRSTSDVKVGKSILKKRTTMPTAGKTPTNSIKFISDPKLITVYGDDLPNHGLIVSPIELKKILKPFKEGEPNEVLHLENFTSKPIPLQPSLDLTSSPDLYSDIVDIKGGPINCDTNTPMHYRTSFTNFSSSLKQQQPRDPIIVDEEDIIEKSKNTMGRKLYRNPIIARAFGENKLLLRKDRGGLPYNNKPPIVVRNNYPIKSSR; encoded by the coding sequence ATGTCAGCACCCATCCCACAACTAGTAAACATTTCACACGCCTTGCAATCAACCACAATACAGCAGATCCGTGCGGACGTTGTAGATTTCAACTCCACCCCATTCCTATCTCAAGAACAATTCAATAAGATTGATAACTATTTaacttctttaaatttagCTTTGACTCAATTCACAAATGATAATCAACATATTCAGAGAAAAGAGATGGGTGTTACTGAAGCagatattcaattatttaatggGCTAAAATCAATGTACTCAGATTATCTGTTGCAattatccaatttgaagaatttgaagatacaGCAATTGCAACAACACtttcaacaacagcagcagcaacaacagcaacaacaacaacaaatttctCCTCCAGCGCCCGAACCGGTGCAAAAACCAATAGATATATTCGAAGATCCACCAACTTtcataaataaagaatttaacaatttgaaaccaattcaaaggaaaaattatatCAATGCAATCTTacaagatgaaaaattaatagcTAAATTTAGCAAGAATCCTATACTGTTGGAAACAATTGCCAATTTATGTATATTGGATTCGGAATTTAGTGACAATATCTTGGCTTATATTAccttcttgaagaaaattggcTACTCCGATCTGGAAATTAAAGGGAATATGAATAGAagttcttcatcttcgGGTAGTAACAGTagtaaagaaaaattaacaaaACGATCGAGAGCTAGCTCAAAGTTGAAAAAACCTTCTACCTCGTCAACTACAGctaaaacaacaacaacaacagcagcaacaacagctACGAAGACTGCCACGTCTTCAAAACTGTTGAAACCAAGAACTACAACAACGACggtgaagaaaaaaaaggaTAAGTTGATATCGTCAAGTCCCGAGAAAGTGAAGAAGCCACATATTCATATTGCTACTCCAAAGATGAGtgaaaattcaaattcaacgAAAACTGAATCAGAACAGAAGAAAGATGCTACCCCAGATGATCGtgcaaataatattaatacCAATGATGCTCTAAGTTCTTCTCAACCAAAGCTTGACTCGAAAAAGAAGATCTCCTTCtctaaatatttaaaaagtGATATTGCCGTAGAGGAAACAAGCAAGAAAAGACCGCTTCCTGATGATGAGCCCAGTGactcatcatcatcttctttttcttcatcaaattccaCCTCCATTCAACTTAAGAAACCACGAAGCACATCTGATGTCAAAGTAGGTAAAtctattttgaagaaaagaacGACGATGCCAACGGCAGGTAAGACTCcaacaaattcaatcaaattcatttcaGATCCTAAATTGATTACTGTGTACGGTGATGACTTGCCAAATCATGGTTTAATCGTTTCTCCCATTgagttgaagaagatattaaaaCCATTTAAAGAGGGCGAACCAAATGAGGTCCTACATTTGGAAAACTTTACATCAAAACCTATCCCATTACAACCATCACTAGACCTAACCTCATCTCCAGATTTATATTCCGATATTGTCGATATTAAAGGGGGTCCTATTAATTGTGATACTAATACCCCAATGCATTATAGAACTAGTTTCACGAATTTTAGTAGCAGtttgaaacaacaacaacctaGAGATCCAATAATAGTAGATGAAGAGGATATCATCGAAAAGAGCAAAAATACAATGGGGAGAAAATTGTATAGAAATCCTATAATTGCAAGAGCATTTGGGGAAAATAAACTACTGTTAAGGAAGGATAGAGGTGGATTAccatataataataagcCACCCATAGTGGTTAGAAATAATTACCCAATAAAATCCTCAAGGTAG
- the HST4 gene encoding NAD-dependent histone deacetylase HST4 (ancestral locus Anc_8.396) — MPKLQQQQLPLTPPPSTIKVPSTSATLYDLNSIDIKPKRLITQLKKLSPRKPPLRYRPIENTILSLRDYQDGLIKPSNKELKFLQYALTHCQRIVVIAGAGISTHAGIPDFRSSSKSSLLMNNSTKSLFDYNYVYSDNETTLRFNTLMNKLNKMSREASPTKFHTFLNELASQGRLLRSYTQNIDGLENKLDDLREKTIQLHGDVNLMSCTLCHKTSPYDSTLFKSNTSQNGSLVPDCTHCMEMQNMRREAGLRNRSIGKLRPKVILYNELHPDGEEIAKWNRLDVKKVPDCLIIVGTTLRIPGVINMVKAFAEKVRSRKNGIILLITNEPPSQRILKLIGNTDLVVLGDCQELPNLIQWKI, encoded by the coding sequence TTCAATAGACATAAAGCCAAAGAGGCTTATAactcaattgaagaaattatcacCAAGAAAACCACCATTAAGATATCGTCCCATTGAAAATACAATACTCTCATTGCGAGATTATCAGGATGGTCTCATAAAAccttcaaataaagaattaaaatttttgCAATATGCATTGACACATTGCCAAAGAATAGTTGTCATTGCTGGGGCTGGTATCTCAACTCATGCAGGGATACCTGATTTCAGatcatcttccaaatcaagTCTTTTGATGAACAACTCTACAAAATCATTATTCGATTATAATTATGTTTATTCGGATAATGAAACCACTTTACGTTTCAATACATTgatgaacaaattgaataagaTGTCAAGAGAGGCCTCCCCCACTAAATTCCATACTTTTCTCAATGAATTAGCTTCTCAAGGTAGACTATTGAGATCATATactcaaaatattgatggaTTGGAGAATAAATTGGATGATCTGAGGGAAAAAACGATTCAATTGCATGGAGATGTCAATTTGATGAGTTGCACGTTATGTCATAAGACATCGCCTTATGACTCTACTTTATTTAAATCGAATACTTCACAAAATGGTTCTCTGGTACCTGACTGCACCCATTGCATGGAAATGCAAAATATGAGACGAGAAGCCGGGCTAAGGAATCGAAgtattggaaaattaaGACCAAAAGTTATATTATATAACGAATTACATCCAGATGGTGAAGAAATCGCCAAATGGAATAGATTGGATGTAAAGAAAGTTCCTGATTGTCTAATCATCGTTGGTACTACATTGAGAATTCCAGGTGTCATTAATATGGTGAAAGCCTTTGCTGAGAAAGTCCGTTCAAGGAAAAATGGAATTATATTGCTAATTACAAACGAGCCTCCTTCACAAAGAATCTTGAAGCTTATTGGGAACACCGATTTGGTCGTCCTGGGTGATTGCCAAGAACTTCCGAATTTAATCCAATGGAAAATCTAA